ttttccgcatgcaatgatgtcacactgtgtccattagaatatcattaaattaaatcccgcccacggaaattctaattgttggagggagggtagggacgaggtgggggattagcatAACTTTAAAGATGCAGCTGGCTGACAACAGggcccaacactactgtagtgtattatttactcacccgaATGCATCTTAGGtttatatgacttccttctttcagacaaatgcaatcagagttatattaaattttatcttgccactcccaagctttagaatggatatagacgggtgtttctttttatcagtccaaaacaagtgcaataatgtgcatccatccataataaaaagtaccTTACATGGCTCcggtgggttaataaaggcctgcTGTAGCGAACTGATGCATTttagtaagaaaaatatccatatttaaaatgtaagaatcactttaatctagcaattgtacacagaacttgcttctttgacaaggggcgtgtcAGTACTAAAAtactgtctaagctgttcgccaatcgcaacgcagtgggacagctaaccaattacaacacatttcttttttacggaaggcgggccttcattaaacctggaactaatcgagccttatgtgccaggctgggagaaatgtattgtaataatgtaaattatgttaaaaataatgcgtttttcgaaccaccaagcacgaaagcatgttctagtacaccaccaaaacaaaattaagactttgtaaaagatcATAATAGGACTCctttaaccatgttttttttttgtgtgtgttccgaaggtcttaagggtttggaatgacataagggtgagtaactaatgacagaatcttAATTTTTGGGTGTGATATCCCTTTAGAATGTAGAATCCACAGCTCAGTACTCAAAACTCTTGAGTActtttaaataagctttttttttatttatttcaagatATGCCTGAATTGTGTCTTGTGGCATTAAACCAGTCACAGTTTGACAGAAAATTTAAGccacaaatgtttgctttttctGCTCCTCAAATACTGCTAGTCATTATACAGATTATCAGAACACATTCCTTACTTCTTTTAgacatctaaaataaatgtctaTGTCCTTTTGTTCATAGTGGAAGCACCATCATGTCTCACTATGCCACTAAAATGTTGCAGGCCAAACCTGAGTGTGCAGATTtcttttaataatcattttaacatttcaaggttacattaatattttaaaaccaatagcattaatgcagtgttttattagatgaaaaaaaaccCTTAGATAACTCAAATATTTACCTTAACTTCTGTTAAGAATGTGAAAATCATACATTCTGAATGAACTTGACAATAAATTAGCAAGCACTGTGATTAACACTAAGATTAACATTGACTGTTGATAAATGAGTATAAACATAATCTGTgcagcttttttaaataaacagtacaCATTTAATGATCatatacaggaaaaaaaaaactgaacaaagaTGTCGTTCTTGTGAACTCTTATGTAGTCACACATATAGGGCTGAAATTTCTCATGATTAACCTACCAAAAGAACCTACCTACACtaccaaaagaaaacaaaccacTGAGATGATCAGAGCAGAAGCCGTCTTGGCCCTGTAATTGTGAAGATAACCATTATCAATGCAATTAATAaagcattattaaaacaaaaacattcatgtattttcataatgtattttttgtaatgtgcACGCAGAAATCATTTTACAAACAATGACTCACTAGAACCATTTTTCAAACTCAAGGACAAAAGATACAAATCCTTCACTAATTCAATTTACAGAATCTGTCAGAGACAGATTTTAACACATTTGAACATATTTCTTTTGTAAAACCAATTCATAAATAAAGCAGAAAAACTGAAGAACATATGAATCATTATCAAATCAAACTTTTAAGTTGGAATCATACTGAATCTGGAAATGTGTATCAGCGCCCATCCCTATTTACAGTTATGATGTGAAACACCTCCTCATCATATCACTGCTGTTGCATATCAATGTTCTGTTATGTCATGTGTTCCAGCAGAAGGATGCCACAtcataaataatgaatttattcaaaataatgttAGTGAATTGTGTCTATAATGATTTCAGTATGAGATAACTGTTTAAAAAGCAGTAAGGTACCTGAAGTTGTGTTGTAATGTAAATATAGTCTAGTGTGTGTTGTGTCTAACAGCGCACTTTACCCATgactatttttataatatattattaacaaCCTTTCACAGTGATTGGAGTGATACAGTAAAGAAGTAAAAATTGGACTATGAGGACTATGATTGTCCCAGTAATAACTGACATCTGTTACAACACAAAACGGCTTTTAAAAGACCTTTAAAAGCCTGAGATTATcactttgatttattttcaaataattaaacatagTCTGAAAAATAATCAGATCTTACCCCTCAGTGGTTCCTGATTTGGTTGTGGTTCTTGTTGTAGTTGTTGCTGTTGTAGAGGTTATCTGaggtctgaaaaaaaaaatgctgttagaTGTTTATCATCACACGCtcttaaacaatattttatagttaaatgtaatatatatatatatacatatatatatattagaactGTAAAACACTGCCCTTCatctacattattattattattattattattaaatgtggtaATATGTTCAACCCATATTTTAGTTTTGTGTATGTTGAATGAGGATAAAAGGATATTTACCGTGGAGCACATGGTCCCTGTTGGGCACTCACATCAGCAGTAACGTTGAAGTTTTTCGCTGTCACTTTAGGGCAGGATAGAGACTGATTCTGAAGAAGCCCTGAGATATCTGGATTGGTAAACATCATTCTATATGAACATTGTCAGAAATTCAGACACAACTGAAGTATATCGTAGCTGTCCAACTGATTCCTTGCCATCATTATAATTATGCTCAGTTTGTTCTTAATACAGAAGTTTATTCACTGTAAGCCCGGATTTTGTATctaattaaaccatttaattacaattgaacacaatatttaagttttactgcattgcttataaaatataagtagatTCTACTAATTTGTAGACATATTTGAACCTGTGAATaaacttaagttaaattaactcgTATTATGAAATTTATCTCCTGACCACGCCTCCTCCACCGGTGCTGCGAGTAACAGCGCCATTTTGTCACTGTGATTGTGTATGAGTTTAAGCTGTGGATGAATGTggaaatttagatttagatagtTCTATTGGCATTGTTTTCCGCCATTTATCTTTTATCACGTCCCTCGAGAAACTCTTTGTGATCGGCAAAAGTTGTTGTTCGTCTAAACGACGGGACATTTCTCATCCGTTGATAGCTAGTGTTCTCACTCGCCTGCGCTTGAACCCCTGACTGGCGAGTTCGACTaacattttttgcctttttctttcaatgatttctttttcactcgaggagctgttgtttgtgaggagtgtaaatttagttttactcaTACAGTAGCcgcgattccagccgaggagcgACAATGGTGGAGCTAATATGGTGAGTGCAGTACGTTAATGTACCACGTTTAATTTAGACATGGCTATTGTTTGAAAGCGTAAGTTTTCGTTAATTAGCGGTATAAATACAAAGGCGGATGAATATACTTCTGTTCTGTCTAGGTTCAGAGTCCTCTTAACGACTATCTTGTTttggaagaaagaagaaatggaAGAGATGCTTTGAAAGTGTAAGTATGATCCTAATAACTGATAAGAGAGCActgctatttacacattttcctcctggtttcacagacaaggcttaaggccagtctcagaataaaataacatgtttaataacATGACAAGGAGTCTTTACTGAATATACCTtgtaatgacatattttaaaatatgtcagtgccatttttcttttctcaagatgcacaccagtaatgtttttaaggtgtttttataaaagctatttaagtatcttaatttaactaaggcctagtcctggcttaagctaagccctgtctgtgaaaccctgTCTCTTTGTTCAAACATGGAAATtattcaagaacaaaacaatttcCTTGTTCACATTTATGCCACCTTCACACCAAAGTTCAAGATCAACTGTATGTCGTGGGTTAACTGAGACCTGTTCTGAGGATGATCACTTTGACTAGCACAGTGTGTGTCAGAAGATTATTCATAATGATGATGGTGTGAGTCTGTCCTGCACTCATTCCTGTTGTTTACAAGCTTTCCTGAATAACACCGATCTTCCTGACCATATGCCAGTAGTGTTTGTATGtggattttactttaaatattctgtAGATGTACAATTAAACGTAAACCCTAAAGTCTAATTACCATCTGTAAACTGGAAATTTTCTGAGAGCTGTACCACCTAACCACTGTGTCTGACTGCTCCAGATTAATTTAGacattgatagtgttgccatagaaaagcgcAATTCCCAGTCTATTGACATGAACAGCTCACAAGCTGAACATCACAATGTTGTCCTCTcagaattaaagtaattatgacATGGTGTGAAGGCAGCATATGACTTTGAGTATTTAACAACAGCATTGTCTAACTGACTTGATAATGTATTTGTCGTTCTGTTTCTTCCTCTGTTAGGAGGCAGCTGACAAGACAGACTTCAGTAAGAATCCTCAGCGTTGATCAAGAAAGTTCACAGCTCACCTCATCTAGAGTGGGAATCATCTTGGAAGAAAGCTTGGTAATGGATGAACTGACCAATCTCAGGCCTTCTATGTCCATTGTTTTCAGACTGATTTCCCTGCCTACACCTGGACTATCCTAAGTGtatgaaaagtattttatatttttgtcggGAAAAGGTGAGCTGACACCTAAAATTCAGTATTGCCAATAGTGTGAACTCAGAGTGTGGAAAAAACATAtcgttttgatgctgtttgttgcgattctgaggaaaacttgtttgtgtgcttaacgataagttaatttgttgaactagtatctttttgaactttttttttttctcccatgttttatggggaaatgttttcaggatatgaaaaaatggttttgttgtgttttcaattgaatatttgtaattgaattgatttaaaataaaagggaaaattgcattaatgttcctttatttgtttgcttttttcttaattttctaggttaacaaattggaaaaataaaacatttgatataGATTTAACTTGGAAATTAGTATATTTgacttaaatataatagttataataattgcaaatgaaatgatgttacaaaacattttaagttaaatgaaatgacctttgtaattcatattacaaaacattttaagttaaataaactttacattacttaaattttttagggcaaccagtttcctccaattttttaagtaaattcaacttatccgGGTTTAGAGTGTTCTTTTAAGTTGCTTCACAAAACTTACCTTGCATGCTGAAGAGAAATATGATGTCACCACCCTTGATAAACTCTCTTCTAGTGAGATCATCTCTTATTACATAATATGAAGGGGTCCAATTACCCACAAACACAGACTCATTGCCGATGACGACTTGATTTCCACCTTTTCGAGGACTGTCCCAGTAATAACTGGCATCTGTTACAACACAAAATGGCttttaaaatacctttaaaaGCCTGAGATTatctttgatttattttgaagtAAGTAAACATAGTCTGAAAAATAATCAGATTGCATTAAAGATCTCACTGGAAGAAGCCAAAGCAGGGTCAGTGGTGATGCTTTTCTCAGAGGACATGCGCTTCTGTATGTGTGGATTCTGGTCAAGCATCTGGATAGTTATTTGTCTCCATGGACAAGGCCACTGCAACTGTTCATCATATGCACCAGATACCAGacgaacatttattaaaaagtaattctCATACACCTCTAAGCCAGCCTGAAAGCGATAACCCTCACTGGAGTAATACAATGGACTGTACATCACAGTGTCAGACACACTGTTGTTCAAAACATTCTTAAAGTCTCTTATCTGCCATGTGTGGGGACACTCAGTCTCTGAAATATTGATATCATCCAGTGAAAATCCTCCACTGGAGTTTCCAGCTCCTTTACGGGCTTCAAATACAACTTGGAAGGTTTTATTTGCATTCAGTGGCACATGATGCAGCTTCCAGTAATTACCAGGGGGTCCTGTGAGAAATTAAACtgttagaaacattaaaaatgtaaaagagcATCCTGACATACATGCttatttgttttagaaattATGTAAAAGACTTCAAAAAAGGAATGACCTGTGATCTGATCCATAATTCTGAGAGTTCCTCTGCTGTCTGCTTCATTCTGGTACTCTCGGATCCAGATGTTGAGCTGGTCAGACTCATGACCACTGTGATAGTAGTAGAACTGCAGGCACTGGACTTTGCAGTCTCTTTTAGGACTCATTATTTTGCTCTCTATTCTGGCTGTGTCCCCCTTGTTTCTACCCTCAGTGCTGAAGTGCATAAAGAAAGACGTCCCTGCAGAAATTAAAACAGGTGTATCGTTTAGATGTGTGAAACTGGATGAATCAGTGACCGCAACTGTGGTTGGAAGGTAAGTCCTTTATTTTGGGGTGGGTGGGGGCAATGAAAATATAGTTTATCATAGTCTCGTTCTGTGAAAAAGCACACACCGtcaaaacaaacactttttattgACAGACTGACTCAGATCTCACCATTTTGTTCTTTGCCCAATGTGTGGTCAGACACATTGATGCCACTCACTGACATCATTCTCTTCCAGCCATAATCAGCAGCAGAACAGACGCTCATCTGACACGAAGATTCATTATCAAAACTACAGTGATCAAGGAAAGAGATGGACGAATCTGTAATgcaaacagacaaacatgtttgaggcaaaaaattaacttaattacAGCTTCTCTTCATAACATGTTTTCTGtggtcttttttgtttgtttgtttgtgtgaaaaTGTGATAGTGCTGGATGTGACTGGGGAGCACGGGGCACAAAGTAATGCGGGGTCagttaaatatttccacacatgctagcataacctaaatttacagtatttagttgccatagcaacactatacagagaaaaagtgCGTCAAAATTCAAGTcttttgaagatatcgctgaatatttattttaccttagtaaatgtaaatttctggctgaagtaaatttttaatctgtttttagtATTCGTTTAAAAGGAGAAGACGCTAACCAGTTTTAAATTCCAGTCGCGCAgatggggaacgttgtaacaCTGCCTTACAATCTGTCCCACtgttattaagttggcttgagaaagccaacttactgatatgctacttaaacttaaagttattattcttcttctgagactaaattttCTGACTgctactcctcctagagctttaactctacaaactccaaactcagcccagatcttcagactggtctgactcgagttgctatatcttttctaactgatccgacttacagttttcttaaaaatcccgattaaaactgggaaaaatcccatagacttacattgacggaatgttcaaatgagccagcactattcaaatttcaactgtcaaaactcccagaatcctttgagactcaatcaagcttcccttctatgtactgtatttctaatccatttaaactcattcaaactcatctatctatctatctatctatctatctatctatctatctatctatctatccattactatctatctatctatctatctaaccattatctatctatctatctatctatctatctatctatctatctatctatctaacattactatctatctacctatctatctatctatatatctaaccattactatctatctgtctatctatctatctatctatctatctatctatctatctatcatatctatctatctctatctatctatctatctatctaacattactatctatctgtctatctatctatctatctatctatctatctaaccatTACATATCTAtggctaatcatgccagaatcatgctagcaactttgttaatcatgctagaaacatgctagcaactttgctaatcatgctagaaacatgctagcaactttgctaatcatgctaaacacATGCTAGCAaatggctaatcatgctagaaacacatgcaagcaacatgctaatcatgctagaaacatgctagcaactggctaatcatgctagaaacatgctagcaacttgctaatcatgttagaaacatgctagcaactggctaatcatgctagaaacatgctagtgtaACCCCTCCACCCGGGTCATGCTAACACATGCTCCGAGCGGGTCTCGAACCCGGGTCTTCAGGATGGGAGGCGGACGCACTAACAAGGAGGCTAAAGGCTGCAACCTCTAGTGTCAGTCGCTAGTGCATCTCTTGAGATCTGGGGAGTGAGGTTTAACCTGCACAGCACATTACCCGCTGGCCTCTGCTACACTAgcatgacatgctaatcatgttagaaacatgctagcaaatggctaatcatgctagaaacatgctagctacttgctaatcatgctagaaacatgctagcaactggctaatcatgctagaaacatgctagcaactttgctaatcatgttagaaacatgctagcaactggctaatcatgctagaaacatgctagcgacatgctaatcatgttagaaacatggtagcaacatgctagcgacatgctaatcatgctagaaacatgctagcgacatgctagtcatgctagaaacatgctagcgacatgctaatcatgttagaaacatgctagcaactttaataatcatgttagaaacatgctagcgacatgctaatcatgttagaaacatgctagcaactttgctaatcatgctaaaaacatggtagtgatatgctaatcatgctagaaacatgttagcgacatgctagtcatgcaagaaacatgctagcgacatgctaacatgctagtcatgctagatacatgctagctacatgctaatcatgttagaaacatgttagcaactttgctaatcatgctagaaacatgctagcgacatgctaatcatgctagaaacatgctagcgacatgctagttatgctaaaaacatgctagcaactttcctaatcatgttagaaacatgctagcaacatgctatcaacttgctaatcatgctagaaacagactagtaacatgctagtaacttggaaataatgttagaatcatctatctatctatctatctgtcgattgataatctgaccaatactatctatctatctatctatctatctgacagactacattcaaactttaaaactttaaaaatatttcagactgaaaaccatccaaacttaaaacttcttaaagtatttaaacttttgaaacttcttaacttttcaaacttttcaaattttttaaaactttctggtccggctttctcaagccaacttaaagtttgtcttgacgaactttttCATC
This region of Labeo rohita strain BAU-BD-2019 unplaced genomic scaffold, IGBB_LRoh.1.0 scaffold_529, whole genome shotgun sequence genomic DNA includes:
- the LOC127161027 gene encoding meprin A subunit beta-like isoform X1, with product MSVCSAADYGWKRMMSVSGINVSDHTLGKEQNGTSFFMHFSTEGRNKGDTARIESKIMSPKRDCKVQCLQFYYYHSGHESDQLNIWIREYQNEADSRGTLRIMDQITGPPGNYWKLHHVPLNANKTFQVVFEARKGAGNSSGGFSLDDINISETECPHTWQIRDFKNVLNNSVSDTVMYSPLYYSSEGYRFQAGLEVYENYFLINVRLVSGAYDEQLQWPCPWRQITIQMLDQNPHIQKRMSSEKSITTDPALASSNASYYWDSPRKGGNQVVIGNESVFVGNWTPSYYVIRDDLTRREFIKGGDIIFLFSMQDISGLLQNQSLSCPKVTAKNFNVTADVSAQQGPCAPRPQITSTTATTTTRTTTKSGTTEGAKTASALIISVVCFLLVV
- the LOC127161027 gene encoding meprin A subunit beta-like isoform X2 — protein: MSVCSAADYGWKRMMSVSGINVSDHTLGKEQNGTSFFMHFSTEGRNKGDTARIESKIMSPKRDCKVQCLQFYYYHSGHESDQLNIWIREYQNEADSRGTLRIMDQITGPPGNYWKLHHVPLNANKTFQVVFEARKGAGNSSGGFSLDDINISETECPHTWQIRDFKNVLNNSVSDTVMYSPLYYSSEGYRFQAGLEVYENYFLINVRLVSGAYDEQLQWPCPWRQITIQMLDQNPHIQKRMSSEKSITTDPALASSNASYYWDSPRKGGNQVVIGNESVFVGNWTPSYYVIRDDLTRREFIKGGDIIFLFSMQE